From a single Nostoc edaphicum CCNP1411 genomic region:
- a CDS encoding amidohydrolase family protein yields MTIALDRPQKTRSAQIREKLGYPIIDTDVHTQEFEPAVLDYLEQVGGTALVERFKENLPGSSRFKWYKQSWEERFAYRTNRPNWWGRPTKNTLNLATISLPKLLHERLQEAGTDFAVVYPNLATMAPNIGNEEMRRAVCRAVNTYHADIFRPYSDRLTPIAAIPLHTPEEGIEELEYAVNVLGLKAIQIPGYVRRPIPAFEKYGKEVANEVVWIDNFGLDSEYDYDPFWAKCVELKVVPTTHASSQGWTTQRSVTNAQYNHINHFAFAAEALCKSLFFGGVTRRFPQLKFAFLEGGSAWGASLYADIIWHWETRNKQHLLSNNNPAIIDKEALVELYTRYGGELVDGRLDKIGDGLGFHHQLLAPEDPGELDEFELAGIEKPEDVRDRFLNHFYFGTESDDTRVSQAFNRAANPFGDRVKAFLGSDSGHWDVPDITAVTANAYSMAEREIITEEDLRYFLSIHPLELYTSLNQDFFKGTGVEKAANEYLAGK; encoded by the coding sequence ATGACGATCGCTCTAGACCGCCCACAAAAAACTAGGTCTGCTCAAATTCGGGAAAAACTTGGTTATCCGATCATTGACACCGATGTACATACCCAGGAATTTGAACCAGCAGTCTTGGATTATTTAGAGCAAGTTGGTGGAACTGCACTTGTCGAACGTTTCAAAGAAAATTTACCAGGATCTTCCCGCTTTAAGTGGTACAAACAAAGTTGGGAAGAACGTTTTGCTTATCGCACCAATCGCCCTAACTGGTGGGGTCGTCCAACCAAAAATACTTTGAATTTGGCTACTATTAGCTTGCCCAAGTTGCTGCATGAGCGCTTGCAAGAAGCGGGTACAGACTTCGCCGTTGTGTACCCCAACTTGGCAACAATGGCCCCGAATATCGGCAACGAAGAAATGCGGCGGGCTGTTTGTCGCGCAGTTAACACTTACCATGCTGATATTTTCCGCCCTTATAGCGATCGCTTAACACCCATTGCCGCAATTCCCCTACACACTCCCGAAGAAGGGATTGAAGAGTTGGAATATGCGGTGAATGTTTTGGGACTCAAAGCAATTCAAATCCCCGGTTATGTCCGTCGTCCAATTCCTGCTTTTGAAAAATACGGCAAAGAAGTCGCTAACGAAGTAGTTTGGATTGATAACTTTGGCTTAGATAGCGAGTATGATTACGATCCATTTTGGGCTAAGTGCGTAGAACTGAAAGTTGTACCCACAACTCACGCTTCTAGCCAAGGTTGGACAACTCAGCGTTCTGTCACCAACGCCCAGTACAATCACATTAATCACTTCGCCTTTGCAGCAGAAGCATTATGCAAATCGCTGTTCTTTGGTGGAGTTACCCGCCGCTTCCCACAATTAAAGTTTGCCTTTTTAGAAGGTGGTTCAGCTTGGGGTGCTAGTCTATACGCTGATATTATTTGGCACTGGGAAACCCGCAACAAACAACATTTGTTGTCAAATAACAATCCTGCGATTATCGATAAGGAAGCACTCGTAGAGTTGTACACCCGCTACGGTGGCGAACTTGTAGATGGACGCTTAGATAAAATTGGTGACGGTTTAGGATTCCACCATCAATTATTGGCTCCAGAAGATCCAGGCGAACTCGACGAATTTGAACTAGCAGGAATCGAGAAGCCAGAAGATGTCCGCGATCGCTTCTTGAATCATTTCTACTTCGGTACGGAATCAGACGATACCCGTGTCAGCCAAGCATTTAACCGTGCAGCTAATCCCTTTGGGGACAGAGTTAAAGCTTTCTTAGGTTCAGATTCCGGTCACTGGGATGTGCCAGATATCACCGCCGTTACTGCCAACGCTTACTCAATGGCAGAACGCGAAATCATTACCGAAGAAGACCTCCGCTACTTCCTCTCAATTCATCCCTTAGAGTTGTACACCAGTCTTAATCAAGACTTCTTTAAGGGTACAGGTGTTGAGAAAGCCGCAAACGAATATCTAGCTGGGAAATAG
- a CDS encoding iron uptake porin, producing the protein MSKVLWNYLLVIPALFGGLVVLSSAASAAEVEKTAQPTQQVIPIDKITPTGITERTSSESSFEPSDSTSKVPVLTVPSDRIEQVTSVSQLSDVQPTDWAFQALQSLVERYGVIAGYPDGTFKGNRALTRYEFAAGLNAALDRLNELIVTSTGDLVRKEDLTTLQKLQEQFASELATLRGRVDALETRQAKVEANQFSTTTKLVGDATFLVADTFGDRANNTAADDTNDGTQTFFAYRARLNFQTSFTGRDQLTTLLTAGNNIPNLGATTGTQMTRFTIDGDGRADTYLSQLTYRFPLGSKATVWVGPRALQPATFTPTLNGAIAGLNGAISRFATFNHTVYRPGFDGAGLALGYKFSDQLQLSLGYIADNNQAPNPGRGLFNGTNLALAQLTVSPTRQLDFGLTYARKYYTDNTTGADPNFNVTGGTGSAFARNPFEQNSTTTDNFGFQFNWRTTRSLTLGGWFGYTRAHQNRGGDSDATIINTALTVGFPDLLKKGNVGGIIVGIPPKVTSSDYRSGAGILREDPSTSLHIEAFYTYRVNDNITITPDFYVITKPEHNDNNDPIWVGALRTTFTF; encoded by the coding sequence ATGTCTAAAGTTTTGTGGAATTATTTGCTAGTGATTCCAGCTTTGTTTGGTGGACTCGTAGTCCTGTCTTCAGCAGCAAGTGCAGCTGAAGTGGAAAAGACAGCACAACCAACACAGCAAGTCATACCAATTGACAAGATTACCCCAACTGGCATTACTGAGAGAACTTCATCTGAATCATCTTTTGAACCTTCAGATAGCACATCAAAAGTTCCAGTTTTAACAGTACCTAGCGATCGCATAGAGCAAGTTACATCTGTATCACAACTCTCTGATGTTCAACCTACAGATTGGGCATTTCAAGCCTTGCAGTCACTAGTTGAACGCTACGGCGTGATTGCGGGATATCCAGACGGTACATTTAAAGGTAATCGGGCGCTGACTCGTTACGAATTTGCTGCTGGTTTGAATGCAGCCCTCGATCGCCTCAACGAATTGATTGTTACTAGCACTGGAGACTTGGTGCGAAAGGAAGACTTAACCACTCTGCAAAAACTCCAAGAACAATTTGCATCTGAACTAGCTACACTGCGTGGACGGGTAGATGCCTTAGAGACGCGTCAAGCTAAGGTAGAAGCCAATCAGTTTTCGACAACTACCAAACTAGTTGGTGATGCAACATTCTTGGTAGCAGATACATTTGGCGATCGCGCCAATAATACAGCTGCTGATGATACAAATGATGGGACTCAAACTTTCTTTGCTTATCGTGCCAGACTTAACTTTCAAACGAGCTTTACTGGTAGAGATCAACTAACCACTCTGTTAACAGCGGGAAATAACATTCCTAACTTGGGGGCGACTACAGGAACCCAGATGACCCGTTTTACCATTGATGGTGACGGGAGAGCTGATACCTATCTTAGTCAGTTAACATATCGTTTCCCATTAGGCTCAAAAGCTACTGTGTGGGTAGGCCCTAGAGCACTTCAACCAGCTACGTTTACTCCCACCTTAAATGGTGCTATTGCTGGACTAAACGGTGCGATCTCTCGGTTTGCCACATTCAACCATACTGTTTATCGACCAGGTTTTGATGGTGCTGGTTTAGCTCTTGGGTATAAGTTTAGCGATCAATTGCAATTAAGTTTAGGTTACATAGCAGATAATAATCAGGCCCCAAACCCTGGCCGTGGACTTTTCAATGGTACTAATTTGGCACTTGCTCAATTAACCGTATCGCCCACTCGCCAGTTAGATTTTGGACTGACCTACGCCCGCAAATACTATACTGATAACACTACTGGTGCTGACCCTAATTTTAACGTCACTGGTGGTACAGGTAGCGCTTTCGCCAGAAATCCTTTTGAACAAAACTCCACTACAACCGATAACTTCGGATTTCAATTTAACTGGAGAACCACTCGGAGCTTAACTTTAGGCGGTTGGTTTGGCTATACACGCGCCCACCAGAACAGAGGCGGTGATAGTGATGCAACAATCATTAATACTGCACTCACAGTTGGTTTTCCAGACTTGCTTAAAAAAGGCAACGTAGGTGGGATTATCGTTGGTATACCACCTAAAGTTACGAGTAGTGATTATAGAAGTGGCGCTGGGATTCTTCGAGAAGATCCAAGTACCTCTTTACACATTGAGGCTTTCTACACTTATCGGGTAAATGACAACATCACTATTACTCCAGATTTTTATGTAATTACCAAACCAGAACATAACGATAACAACGATCCGATTTGGGTAGGTGCTCTCCGCACTACCTTTACTTTCTAG
- a CDS encoding 4Fe-4S dicluster domain-containing protein, with protein MIELVSESRCIKCNICVNICPTNVFDRVPDAPPTIARQSDCQTCYMCELYCPVDALYVAPESDMQTSVNEAELAEVGLLGSYRENIGWGHKRTSTAKADQTFQILKQMK; from the coding sequence GTGATTGAGTTGGTCAGCGAGTCGCGGTGCATAAAATGTAATATCTGCGTGAACATCTGCCCGACTAACGTGTTTGACCGTGTACCTGATGCACCGCCAACCATTGCCCGCCAGAGTGACTGCCAAACTTGTTATATGTGCGAATTGTATTGTCCAGTTGATGCTCTTTATGTTGCACCAGAAAGCGATATGCAGACTTCAGTCAACGAGGCAGAATTGGCAGAAGTTGGGCTGCTGGGTAGTTATCGTGAAAACATCGGCTGGGGACACAAACGCACCTCAACAGCAAAAGCCGATCAAACATTCCAAATTTTAAAGCAGATGAAATAG
- a CDS encoding acyl-CoA dehydrogenase family protein, with protein sequence MVLDITKPKDYVDLATSLSKELAQSAVERDAQAGVPEQEINKLRESGLLPLVIPKQYGGIGATWIDALKIVRKLSKADGSIGQLYGNHLNLTALGHVSGTPAQKEKYYRETAKNNLFWANAINTKDTRLKINPEGENFRVNGVKSFGTGISVADYRVFSALEDGVELPFIFIIPKDREGLVSNHDWDNIGQRRTDSGSYTFNNVLVEKDEILGPPNPADSAFLTFLGIIAQLTKTNVYLGITKGAFAAAREYTKTTTQPWITSGVDSATQDPYILHHYGDFWVEIQAAIALADQAAEKVQAAWDKDVALTHQERGEVAIAVSAAKALATRVGIDITNRIFEVTGTRATATKYGFDRYWRDLRTFTLHDPVDYKLRAIGDWVLNDQLPVITQYS encoded by the coding sequence ATGGTGCTAGATATTACAAAACCAAAGGATTACGTTGACCTAGCAACTTCTCTATCCAAGGAACTTGCTCAATCCGCAGTTGAAAGGGATGCCCAAGCCGGAGTTCCAGAACAGGAAATTAATAAACTGCGTGAGAGTGGACTGTTACCACTGGTTATACCTAAACAATATGGTGGAATTGGTGCAACTTGGATTGATGCCTTAAAAATTGTCAGAAAACTGTCAAAAGCGGATGGTTCAATTGGTCAATTGTATGGCAATCATCTCAATTTGACAGCTTTGGGTCACGTTTCTGGCACACCAGCCCAAAAAGAAAAATATTATAGAGAAACTGCTAAAAATAACTTATTTTGGGCAAATGCCATTAATACAAAGGATACTAGGCTGAAAATTAATCCAGAGGGTGAGAATTTTCGGGTTAATGGTGTTAAAAGCTTTGGTACAGGTATTTCTGTTGCAGATTATCGGGTATTCTCTGCTTTGGAAGATGGTGTAGAATTGCCCTTCATATTCATAATTCCCAAAGACAGAGAAGGGTTAGTTTCTAATCACGATTGGGACAATATTGGGCAACGTCGCACTGATAGCGGCAGTTATACATTTAACAATGTCCTAGTAGAGAAAGATGAGATTTTGGGGCCACCAAATCCTGCTGATAGTGCCTTCTTAACTTTTCTTGGTATTATCGCCCAGCTAACAAAAACCAACGTTTATCTAGGAATTACCAAAGGAGCCTTTGCAGCTGCTCGTGAATATACTAAAACGACTACTCAACCGTGGATTACATCAGGAGTAGATAGTGCGACTCAAGACCCATATATTCTGCATCATTACGGAGACTTTTGGGTGGAAATTCAAGCTGCGATCGCTCTAGCCGACCAAGCAGCCGAGAAGGTGCAAGCAGCCTGGGATAAGGATGTAGCGCTGACTCATCAAGAAAGGGGAGAAGTTGCGATCGCAGTTTCCGCAGCCAAGGCATTAGCTACTCGTGTAGGTATAGATATTACTAACCGTATTTTTGAAGTTACAGGAACTCGCGCCACAGCAACCAAATATGGATTTGACCGTTACTGGCGGGATTTGCGAACCTTTACCCTGCACGATCCTGTGGACTACAAATTGCGTGCGATCGGCGATTGGGTACTCAATGATCAGCTACCCGTCATCACGCAATATTCTTAG
- a CDS encoding FAD-dependent oxidoreductase gives MLKTLTTDFELDLEADVLVIGGGPAGTWAAWSAASSGARVILVDKGYCGTTGCAAASGNGVWYVPPDPEARETAKASRESLGGFLSDRNWMDRVLNQTYTNVNQLAEWGYPFPTDDEGKPYRRSLQGPEYMRLMRRQIQRAGVKILDNSPALELLVDDDGAVAGATGVNRQTGTKWIVRSQSTIIATGGCAFLSKALGCNVLTGDGYLMAAEAGAEMSGMEFSNAYGISPAFSSVTKTLFYNWATFTYEDGTIIPGASSHRRSVIAQTLLQQPVYAIIDKAAESMRASMRLAQPNFFLPFDRAGIDPFTQRFPVTLRLEGTVRGTGGIRIVDESCASSVRGLYAAGDAATRELICGGFTGGGSHNAAWAISSGYWSGKSAAEYTRSLGEHKTQRQVKGVGEVGLQSGSARTLATNEIIQAVQAEVFPYEKNYFRTEQGLTESLGRLNHLWQELRNSQVTSEKELPRVREAAAMVATARWMYSSAIERKETRGMHKHLDYPELDANQQHHLISGGLDHVWVKSQPLNSKEKSESKIGALV, from the coding sequence ATGCTGAAGACGTTAACAACCGATTTTGAACTCGACTTAGAAGCAGATGTGCTTGTGATTGGAGGTGGGCCAGCTGGAACTTGGGCAGCTTGGAGTGCTGCATCAAGTGGAGCTAGAGTGATCCTCGTAGATAAGGGATATTGTGGCACAACTGGATGCGCCGCTGCATCTGGTAATGGTGTGTGGTACGTGCCACCCGATCCAGAAGCACGGGAAACAGCGAAGGCAAGTCGGGAATCGTTGGGTGGGTTTTTGTCCGATCGCAATTGGATGGATCGGGTATTGAATCAGACTTATACAAACGTCAATCAGCTAGCAGAGTGGGGTTATCCCTTCCCTACCGATGATGAAGGTAAACCCTACCGGCGATCGCTGCAAGGGCCGGAATATATGCGGCTGATGCGGCGGCAAATTCAACGGGCAGGAGTGAAAATTTTAGATAACAGCCCCGCCTTAGAATTACTGGTTGATGACGATGGTGCTGTTGCTGGTGCAACAGGTGTGAACCGTCAAACAGGTACTAAATGGATAGTGCGATCGCAATCCACAATTATCGCAACTGGTGGGTGTGCGTTTCTTAGTAAAGCGTTAGGATGCAACGTCCTGACAGGGGATGGTTACTTAATGGCGGCAGAAGCAGGTGCCGAGATGTCGGGTATGGAATTTTCCAATGCTTACGGCATCTCTCCCGCCTTTTCTTCAGTCACCAAAACCCTGTTTTATAATTGGGCAACTTTCACCTACGAAGACGGTACTATAATTCCAGGGGCAAGTTCTCATAGACGTTCAGTAATTGCCCAGACATTATTGCAACAGCCAGTTTACGCCATCATAGACAAAGCGGCGGAATCAATGCGGGCATCTATGCGTTTAGCACAGCCCAACTTCTTTTTACCCTTTGATCGTGCAGGTATTGATCCATTTACCCAACGTTTCCCTGTCACCCTGCGCCTAGAGGGAACTGTGCGCGGTACGGGCGGAATTCGGATTGTAGATGAGAGTTGTGCCAGTTCTGTGCGGGGACTCTATGCAGCTGGAGATGCAGCTACACGGGAACTGATTTGTGGCGGATTCACTGGCGGTGGTAGTCATAATGCAGCTTGGGCAATATCTTCTGGCTATTGGTCAGGGAAATCGGCTGCTGAATATACCCGTAGCTTGGGAGAACATAAAACTCAACGACAAGTTAAGGGTGTTGGAGAGGTAGGATTACAAAGTGGGAGCGCTCGCACTTTGGCAACTAATGAAATTATTCAGGCAGTTCAAGCTGAAGTATTCCCCTACGAAAAGAACTATTTCCGTACAGAACAAGGCTTAACCGAATCTTTGGGTAGGTTAAATCATCTTTGGCAAGAACTCCGCAATAGCCAGGTAACATCAGAGAAAGAGCTTCCCAGGGTGCGAGAAGCTGCGGCGATGGTAGCCACAGCGCGATGGATGTACAGCAGTGCCATTGAACGTAAAGAAACTCGTGGTATGCACAAACATTTAGATTATCCAGAACTTGATGCTAACCAGCAACATCACCTAATTAGTGGCGGATTAGATCATGTCTGGGTGAAAAGTCAGCCTTTAAATAGTAAAGAAAAGTCAGAATCCAAAATAGGAGCATTAGTGTGA
- a CDS encoding ABC transporter substrate-binding protein, with product MLSFTVGTDLIIKNKLPSRLSTSVACVLLLLTTACSQGETKSAQSIEAVNVNNAVAANNISTLRIGYVGSSEPTGSLGWAKKKGILERELQKIGFKNITFARFPNGPDLNEALVAGQLDVGSLGDTPAIVLRARGQETRLLRISQFNTTAWLVAKKNGPRSLAELKGQRIATQKGSYMHRYLLGLLAEAKIAKDVKVVHLMSTEAKAALERGDIAAYATSSDMGPFLKSEGFPVIDSSANHKGLSGTSLVVATEKFLAKQPDFPQKFNGILTEAAKDLKANSEEYYQYHAQTTKYPLDIIKISYPLQQVSEEPLPAEGVNLLEGTKNFLVSQGLAKSNFKLTEWVAEEQPR from the coding sequence ATGCTGTCGTTCACAGTAGGAACAGATTTGATCATTAAAAATAAACTTCCTTCCAGATTATCAACTTCAGTGGCTTGTGTTCTACTGCTACTAACTACAGCATGTAGCCAAGGTGAAACTAAATCGGCACAATCCATTGAGGCTGTTAATGTCAATAACGCTGTCGCTGCAAATAACATTTCTACTCTACGAATAGGCTATGTAGGTAGTTCAGAACCTACAGGCTCACTTGGTTGGGCAAAGAAAAAGGGAATATTAGAGCGTGAGCTACAAAAAATAGGATTTAAAAACATTACTTTTGCGCGATTTCCTAACGGGCCGGATCTCAATGAGGCGCTTGTTGCCGGTCAATTAGATGTTGGCTCTTTAGGCGATACACCAGCCATAGTTTTGAGAGCAAGAGGTCAGGAAACCCGACTGTTGCGGATCAGCCAATTTAATACAACTGCTTGGTTAGTAGCTAAAAAGAATGGCCCGCGATCGCTTGCTGAACTAAAAGGTCAGAGAATAGCTACCCAAAAAGGTTCTTATATGCATCGATACCTATTGGGTTTATTAGCTGAAGCTAAAATTGCCAAAGATGTAAAAGTTGTTCACTTGATGAGTACTGAGGCAAAAGCCGCTTTAGAACGTGGTGATATAGCAGCTTATGCAACCTCAAGTGATATGGGGCCTTTTCTAAAATCAGAAGGGTTCCCAGTGATTGATTCTTCAGCAAACCATAAGGGTTTGTCAGGGACATCATTAGTTGTAGCAACCGAAAAATTTCTGGCGAAACAGCCTGATTTTCCACAAAAGTTTAACGGAATCCTGACAGAAGCAGCCAAGGATTTAAAAGCTAATTCTGAAGAATACTATCAGTACCATGCTCAAACTACTAAGTATCCCCTCGATATCATCAAAATATCGTACCCACTCCAACAAGTATCAGAAGAACCATTACCAGCCGAGGGAGTGAACCTTCTAGAAGGCACTAAGAACTTTTTAGTTTCTCAAGGGTTAGCAAAGTCAAACTTTAAATTAACAGAATGGGTTGCTGAAGAACAGCCTCGTTAA
- a CDS encoding amidohydrolase family protein, with product MTIALERPRKTKSAQIREKLGYPIIDTDVHTQEFPPAFLDYLEQVGGTAMPTAGYAYAERFQEHLPGASRSKWFKQSWDERRANRTARPPFWTRPTNDALNLATISLPKLLHERLQEAGTDFAVVYPNLATMAPHIGNEEMRRAVCRAANTYHAEIFRPYSDRLTPIASIPMHTPEEAIEELEYAVKVLGLKAIQIPGHIRRPIPAFEKYGEEVANEAIWIDTFGLDSKYNYDPFWAKCVELKVVPTTHSSGMGWINRRSISNYQYNHIGHFASAAEALCKSLFFGGVTHRFPTLKFAFLEGGAAWGASLYTDLIWHWDTRNKDHLVENNNPANIDREELLELYTRYGGELVHGRLDQLGSGLGFHAELLSPLEPGDLDEFAVAGVTKPEDIRDRFLNHFYFGTESDDTRVAQAFNRKANPYGDRVKAFLGSDSGHWDVPDITAIAANTYSMVERKIITEEDLQYFLSIHPLELYTSLNRDFFKGTAVEKTADEFLAGKLRQETR from the coding sequence ATGACTATTGCGTTAGAACGTCCCAGAAAAACTAAGTCTGCTCAAATTCGGGAAAAACTTGGTTATCCGATCATTGATACCGATGTACATACCCAAGAGTTTCCCCCAGCATTCTTGGATTATTTAGAGCAAGTTGGTGGAACTGCGATGCCTACGGCGGGCTACGCCTACGCAGAGCGTTTTCAAGAACACTTACCCGGTGCATCTCGCTCTAAATGGTTCAAGCAATCTTGGGATGAGCGCCGCGCTAACCGCACCGCCCGCCCTCCCTTCTGGACTCGTCCCACTAACGACGCTTTAAATTTGGCCACCATTAGCTTGCCAAAGTTGTTACACGAACGCTTACAAGAAGCTGGTACAGACTTTGCCGTTGTGTACCCCAACTTGGCAACGATGGCGCCACACATCGGCAACGAAGAAATGCGGCGAGCTGTTTGCCGTGCGGCTAATACTTATCACGCTGAGATTTTCCGTCCTTATAGCGATCGCTTAACACCCATTGCTTCCATCCCCATGCATACGCCCGAAGAGGCGATTGAAGAGTTGGAATATGCGGTGAAAGTGCTGGGACTCAAAGCCATTCAAATCCCCGGACATATCCGCCGCCCGATTCCCGCCTTTGAGAAATATGGCGAAGAAGTAGCCAACGAAGCCATCTGGATTGATACCTTCGGCTTGGATAGCAAGTATAATTACGATCCCTTCTGGGCGAAGTGCGTAGAACTGAAAGTTGTACCCACCACCCACTCTTCCGGTATGGGCTGGATAAATCGGCGTTCCATTAGCAATTACCAATACAACCATATTGGTCACTTTGCATCAGCTGCGGAAGCATTATGTAAATCTCTGTTCTTTGGTGGTGTAACTCACCGCTTCCCAACGCTCAAGTTTGCTTTCTTAGAAGGAGGTGCAGCTTGGGGTGCTAGTTTGTATACCGATTTGATTTGGCATTGGGATACCCGCAATAAAGACCATTTGGTAGAAAATAACAATCCCGCCAATATCGATCGCGAAGAACTGTTAGAACTATATACCCGCTATGGTGGTGAATTAGTACATGGTCGCTTGGATCAACTAGGTAGCGGTTTAGGTTTCCACGCTGAATTATTATCTCCCCTAGAACCAGGTGATTTGGATGAATTCGCCGTTGCAGGAGTTACCAAGCCAGAAGATATCCGCGATCGCTTCTTGAATCATTTCTACTTCGGCACAGAATCAGATGATACCCGTGTAGCTCAAGCCTTTAACCGCAAAGCGAACCCTTATGGCGATCGTGTTAAAGCATTTTTGGGTTCCGATTCTGGTCACTGGGATGTACCTGATATTACTGCGATCGCTGCTAATACCTATTCAATGGTAGAACGCAAGATTATCACCGAAGAAGATTTGCAATACTTCCTGTCAATTCATCCCTTGGAGTTGTACACCAGCCTCAATCGTGACTTCTTCAAAGGTACGGCTGTGGAGAAAACCGCAGATGAATTTTTGGCTGGGAAATTAAGGCAAGAGACGCGATAA